Below is a genomic region from Streptomyces ferrugineus.
TCAGCAGCTCCTCCTCCCACTCGGCGGCCGGGTAGCGGGAGTAGTGGAACTCGCCGGAGACCGGGAACCAGGGGCGGCCCGCGCGGGTGAGCCAGCGGCTGGTCACCTCGATCGGGTCGGGGACGCCGGGCGCGTCGGCGAACGGGAGGTGCCCGTGCAGCGGGGGAGTGGTGGGTGCGGGGAGGCGCAGCAGGTGCATCACCAGGTGTTCTCCGGTCCGAGGTCGGGGGTGTCGGTCAGCAGGCCGCGGATCGTGGTGGTGCCGTGCAGTTCCAGCAGGACCAGTTCGTTGGCGCCCGGGCGCAGGACGGGGGCCGGGACGTAGAGGGTGTGCTGGGGGCCGCGGTTCCAGTAGCGGCCGAGGTGGAAGCCGTTGATCCAGGCCTGGCCCTTGGTCCAGCCGGGCAGGGCGAGGAAGGTGTCGGCCGGGGTGTCGACCTCGAGCGTGCCGCGGTGGAAGGCGGGTTCGGCGGCCGTGGTCGCGTCGGACGGCGCGAACGGCACCGCGCTCAGGTCGTCCAGCGGCAGGGGGTGGCAGTCCCAGCCGTGCAGCGGGCCGCCGTCGAAGGTGACCGGGCCGAGCAGGCCCTTGGGCGCGCCGATGCGCGGGCCGTAGTTGACGCCGCCCATGTTCTCGACGAGGACCTCCAGCGTGGCGCCGGGGTGCGGGACGCGGACGGGGAGGGTCTCCTCGTGGCGTTCGCGTTCCAGTACGCCGACGGGGGCGCCGTCGACGAAGACCTGGGCGCGGTCGCCGACCCCGCCCGCGAAGTGCAGCAGACCGTCGCCCGCCGTGTCGAAGGTGGTGCGGTAGAGCGCGTAGCCGGTCTGCAGGCCCAGGTCGTTCATCGTCGCCGGGCGCTCGGTGCGGACGGGCTCGGCGAGGGCCTTCGCGTGCCTGAGCAGCGGCGCTCGGTGGGTCAGCTCGACGGTGGTGGGCGGGAGTTTGGGAGCCGGTGCCGGGGCGGGCTCGTCGGGGACGGGCAGATGGCGGGCGATGACCTCGCGGAAGGCGTGGTACTTGGGGCCGGGGTCGCCGCACTCGGTGAGCGCCGCGTCGTAGTCGTACGACGTGATGGTGGGCGCGTAGGCGTGCTTGTGGTTGGCGCCGTTGGTGAAGCCGAAGTTGGTGCCGCCGTGGAACATGTAGATGTTGACCGAGGCGCCGGCCGACAGCAGCCGGTCCAGGTCGGCGGCCGCGTCGGCCGCGTCCCGCACATGGTGCGGACCGCCCCAGTGGTCGAACCAGCCGATCCAGAACTCCCCGCACATCAACGGGCCTTCGGGCCGGTGCCGGCGCAGCGCCGCCAGGTTCTGCTCGACCCGGCTGCCGAAGGTGGCCGTCGCGAGGACGCCGGGGAGGGTGCCGGTGGCCAGGTGCTCGGGGTCGGCCTGGTCGCAGGTGAAGAGCAGCTCCTCGACGCCCCTGGCGCGGAAGGCCTGCTCGACGTGTTTCAGGTAGGCCGTGTCGTCGCCGTAGGCGCCGTACTCGTTCTCCACCTGGACGGCGATGACCGGGCCGCCCGACGCGGCCATGTACGGCAGCAGCGGAGGCAGGAACGCGTCGAGGTAGCGGTCGAACGCGCCCGTGAAGCGGGGGTCGCTGGAGCGCAGCCGGATGTCGGGGTCCGCTATGAGCCACGCGGGCAGGCCACCGTTGTCCCACTCGGCGCAGATGAACGGCCCCGGGCGCAGCAGGACGCGCAGTCCCTCGTCGTGGGCGAGGCTCAGATAGCGGGGCAGGTCGAGGAAGCCGTCGAGGACGAGCGGGCCGTCGGGGTCGGGCTGGTGCAGGTTCCACGGCACGTACGTCTCCACCGTGTTGAGGCCCATCAGCCGTGCCTTGCGCAGCCGGTCGGCCCACTGGTCCGGGTGGACCCGGAAGTAGTGCATCGCGCCGGAGATGATCCGGAACGGCTCGCCGTGCAGCAGGAAACCGTCGGCGGACGTCGTCAGAGCGGACATGCGGAGACTTCCCTTCGGTTGGGAGGAACGGGGGTGCGGGTCAGCGCGGCCGGGTGGTGCGGATCAGCCAGCGGGTCGCCACCAGGCACAGGGCCGAGACGGCGCCCAGGACGAGGGGGACGCTGCGGGTGCCGGACCACTCGATGGCCTTGCCCAAGGCCGGTCCCGCCACCACGCCGCCGGTCATCGAGGCGGCGATCACCATCGCGCCCGCTCGGCGCGCCCGCGGGGCCGCCCGGTTGAGCCACGGCAGCCCGGTCGGGAAGATCGGCGCGATGAACAGACCCACGCCGGCGTAGGCGTACGGCGCCAGCGCCGGCACCGTGGCCAGCAGCAGACACACCGTCATGCCCGCGCACGAGACCGTGATGATGGCCTGCGCCGAGAACCGCAGCGCGAGCGGGGCGACCAGGAAGCGGCCGACGGTCATCATCAGCCAGTACACGGACGTGGCCGTGGCGGCGACCCCGGCCGAGTAGCCGACGGTCTCCAGATGGGTCGGTTCCCAGCCGCCGACACCGGCCTCGATGCCGACGTGCAGGACGTACAGGGCGACGAACACGGCGAGCACGGAGCCGAGGCTGCGGGCGAGGACCTGGCCGCCGTGCGACTCGGTGGCGGCCTCGGACGGCTGTGGCGGCTGGTCGCGCACGCCGCGCAGGCACAGCAGCAGCGGCAGGTTGGCCAGTGCGAAGCCGAGGAAGACCGCGGGGTAGTGGGCGGAGCCGACCGTGCCGATCAGGGCCGGGCCGAGGATCGCGCCGATGCCGAAGTGGGCGTTGAGGATGTTGAGCATGGCCGTGGAACGGTGGCCGAAGCCGACGGCGAACAGCTGGTTGAGTCCGTAGTCGATCCCGCCGAAGCCGAGCCCGGCCAGCAGGGCCATGGCCAGGGCGGTCGGCCAGTTCGGGGCGAGCGCGAAGCCGGCCGCGCCGACGGCCATCAGCACATACGAGGCGCCGAGGATCCGCCGGTTGCCGATGCGGCCGTAGAGCCGGTCGAAGGGCAGCACGCCGGCCACCCCGCCGACGAAGTGCGCGCTCAGCCCGAGACCGGCGGCCGACGGCGACAGGCCGAACTCCTCGCGGAACGCGGGGATCGCCGGGCCGTAGAGGGCCTGGAGCGCGCCGATGAGTACGAAGCCCACGCATGAGGCGACCACGGCGGCCGGGCTGAAGACCCGCGGGTGCGAAGGTGCCGACGTCAGCGTCATGGACAGTGATGTTACCGGTAACATCTTCGCGCTCGTCAAGATCCGTGCCGCACTGAGCGGCGGCGAGCTCGTGGTGTCGTCGCTCGCGCTGCAGAGTTGGACTGTCAGTACAGAGCCTGGACAGGTAGTCTAGAAGTCGACGGTGTGAGCGGACTGGGAGTGTGCGATGGCGGCCGAGGAGGCCCTGGAGGCGGAGCGGAGCGCGATCCTGGCCGCGCTGAGGCCGGTCGTCGACGGGCTTGTGGCGACGTTCGGGCCGATGTGCGAAGTGGTCCTGCACGACTACCGGCGGCCGGAGAAGTCCGTGGTCGCCGTGGCCGGTTCGGTGACCGGGCGGGCCGTGGGCGGGGCGATGAGCGAGATCGGCATGCGCGTCGTCGCGCGCGGCGAGGAGGCGGGCGACGAGCTGAACTACGTCACCCGGACCCAGGGCGGCAAGCTGGTCAAGGCCTCCACGATGGTGCTGCGGGACTCGACCGGCGCCGTGTTCGGCGCCCTCTGCGTCAACCTCGACATCACCGCCGTGAGCGACGCCCACGCCCTGCTCGGCGCCCTCGCCGGCCTCGGCGGCACCCCGGCCGAGGTGCCGGTCACCACCTTCGGCAACGACATCGACTCCGTCGTCGACGCCATCCTCGACGCGCATCAACCGCGGCAGAACGGCAGTTGGGCCGGTCTCGACCGCGCCCGGCGTCTGGAGCTGTTCCGCGGCCTGGACGAGCGGGGCGTCTTCGCCGTGCGGCGCGCGATCGAGCAGGTCGCGGCGCGGCTCGGCATCTCCCGCGCGTCCGCCTACAGCTATCTGTCCCAGGCGCGCGCCGAGACCGGGACGGCGACGGCGGCGGACCGGGCCGCGACCGACAAGACATCCTCTGGAGGACACGCGTGACGACCACCACCCCACCGGTCACCCTCGACGACGTCCGCGACGCCGCCGCGCGGCTCAAGGGAGTCGCGCACCGCACCCCGGTGCTGCGCTCACGCACCCTCGACGCACTCGCCGGCGCCGAGGTCTTCCTCAAGTGCGAGAACTTCCAGCGTGTAGGCGCCTTCAAGTTCCGAGGCGCCTACAACGCGGCTTCCCGTCTGTCGCCGGAGCAACTCGGCCGGGGCATCGCCGCCTACTCGTCCGGGAACCACGCCCAGGCCGTCGCCCTCGCCGCCCGGGAACTGGGCACCACCGCGGTCATCGTGATGCCCGAGGACGCCCCGCCGTCGAAGCGGGCGGCGACCGAGGGGTACGGCGCCGAGATCGTGACGTACGACCGCTACACCGGCGACCGCGTCGCCATCGCCGAGACCCTCGCAGCCGAGCGCGGTCTCGCTCTCATCCCGCCGTACGAGCACCCGCACGTCATGGCAGGACAGGGCACCGCCGCCCTCGAACTCCTCGAAGAGATAGGGGAGTTGGGCGCGCTGCTGACGCCGGTCGGCGGGGGTGGGCTCATGGCCGGCAGCGCGACCGCGGCCAAGGGGCTGTACCCGGACGTCCGCATGATCGGCGTGGAACCGGAGGCCGGGGACGACACCAAGCGGTCCCTGGAGGCGGGGCGGCGCATCAGCATCCCGGTGCCGCACACCATCGCCGACGGGCAGGCCCTGCACACACCCGGGGAGCTGACCTTCTCCGTGAACCAGAGGCTCGTCGACGAGATCGCGCTCGTGAGCGACGACGAGATCCGCGACGCGATGCGGTTCGCCTTCGAACGTCTGAAGATCGTCGTCGAGCCGAGCGGCGCCACCCCACTGGCAGCCCTGCTCAACGGCCGGGCGGGCGCGCTGCCGCACCGCGTGGGCGTGATCGTCTCCGGCGGCAACATCGACGCGGAGCGCTTCGCCGAGCTCTGCGGGAAACGGGGCTGAGGGCCGGTCGGAGCGGGAGCCCCCGGTTGGCGGCTTCGGATGGACGGGCGGACGATTGAGTGGTAGGAGGCCGGCCGCCGACGGCGGTGTCCAGGGCCGCCGGGGAGACCGGCCCCCGGCCGCGGTGAGACGCGGCCGGAAGGGAGCGCGTCATGTTGGAAGTGAAGACGCTCGACAAGCCGGACGAGCGGCGTGATTTCCCCCGCGGTCACCTCGAAGCCGTCCACATGACGGACCTCGACTTCGCCGTGGCGACCTTCGAGCCCGGCTGGCGCTGGTCGGAGTCCGTGGGCCCGATCGCGGGCACCGAGAGCTGCCAGATGCACCACAACGGCTACATCCTCCAGGGCCGCATGCACATCCGCATGGACGACGGCGGCGAGAGCGAGGTCAGCCCCGGTGACGTCTTCGTCTGCTCGCCCGGGCACGACGCCTGGGTCGTGGGCGACGAGCAGGTCGTGGCCTACGACTTCCAGGGGCAGACGGCGCGGGAGTACGCGAAGAAGTGACCGTCGGCCCTCGTCGGCAGGTCACACGGTGACGACGACCTTCGCGCGCGCGTGCTCCACCTCCAGGTACCGGATGGCCTCGGCCGCCTCGCTCAGCGGACACGTCCGCTCGACGACCGGGGCGATCTTCCCGGACTCGGCCAGCTCCCGAAGCGCCGCGAGGTTCGCCTTGGTCTGCCGGGCCGATATCTCGAGGAGCCGCTGGTGGCGCGCGAAGGGCGCCACCAGCCGCCGCTTGATGAAGAGCCCCATCGGTCCGACGACACTGCCGCCCTCGTACACCCCGCCGCCGGACAGGGCGAGGGTCCCGGTGGGCGCCAGGACCCGCCGGAACTCGCCGAGCGAGCGGTTGCCCACCAGGTCCAGCACCACGTCGTAGCGCTTCCCGCCCCGGGTGAAGTCCTCCTGCGTGTAGTCGACGATCCGGTCCGCGCCCAGTGACCGGACCAGCTCCACGTTCCTGGTGCTGCACACCGCCGTCACCTCCGCGCCGTACACCTTGCCGAGCTGCACGGCGAAGGTGCCCACGCCGCCCGACGCCCCGTTCACCAGCAGGGTCTGCCCCGGCCGCAGCCGCGCCACGTCACGCAGGCCGATGAGGGCGGTGTTGGCCGCGAGCGGTATCGCCGCCGCCTGCTCGAAGGTGAGGTTGGCCGGCTTCGGGCCCACCTCGCCGTCCTGTGCGCACACGTACTCCGCGAACGCGCCGTCGGCCTCCCCGTACACCTCCTCGCCGGGCTTGAGTTCCGTGACCCCGGAGCCGACCGCCTCCACCACACCGGCGAAGTCCCGGCCCCGCACGGGCGACTTGGGCCTGCGGAATCCCATCATGCCGCGGGCCAGCACCGGGTCGCCGTGCATGAAGTGCCAGTCGTACGCGTTGACCGAGGCCGCGTGCACCCGCACCAGCACCTCACCGGCCGCCGGCGTCGGCCTGTCGATGTCCCTGAACTCCAGGGTGTCCGCCGAGCCGTACCGATCCTGGATCACTGCCTTCATGGGATCCCCCTCCGCTCTTGTCGAGCCTAGGAAATCCCCGCTGTTCGGACCATCGGGGACGAACCCTGATTTTCATCGGGGTCCGGACTCGCCTCACCCTGAGGAAACCGTTCGGTTTCCCGTATGGCCGACGCGGCAGGTCAAGGCGGGGCTGTCGGCCGATCCGGCCGTCTCCACATGCGGCTCGCCGCCTGACTAGACCGGCAGCAGCCGCGCCACCAGCGCGCTGAGCTGCCGGGCGGTGCGGCACTCGTGCATCTCGACCAGTTCGGCGTAGGCGGGCGCGGCGGAGTCGCCGGTGCCCCAGACGGCCCGCTGCTCCGGGTTCAACCAGTAGACGCGGCGCGCCCGTTCGGCGATCTGCCGTACCGCCGGCAGATTCGGGTCGCCCATGTTCGTACGGGCGTCACCGAGGACGAACACGGTCGTGCGCGGGCCGACCGCGTCGCCGTAGCGCTCCGCGAACTCGCCCAGCGCCATGCCGTAGTCGCTGCTGCCGTGATAGCCCGTGAGCGTGGCCTCCGCCTCGATGCGGGCGCTGAGGCCGTCCGGGTCGGCGGTGCCGCGGTCGAGCAGCCCGGTCACCTCGTCGATCCGGTTGACGAAGGCGAACACCCGCACCTTGCTGAACTGGTCGTGCAGTGCCTGCACCAGCAGCATCGTGAAGTCCGAGAACCCGGACACCGACCCCGACACATCGCACAGCAGCACCAGTTCGGGGCGCACGGGACGCCGTCTGCGCAGCACCGGCCGCATCGGCACCCCGCCCGTCGACAGCGAGTCGCGCAGGGTCCGCCGTAGATCGATCGCGCCCCGGGAGGCGCGGCGGCGACGGGCCGCGAGCCGGGTCGCCAGCTTACGAGCCAGCGGCTGCACCGCCCTGCGCAGCTCGGCCAGTTGCGCCTTCCCGGCGAACAGGAAGTCGACCCGGTCGGCGGTCGGCGCCACCGCCCGCCGGGCGATCTCGTCCCGTCCACGCCGCTCGGCGACCCGGCGCCGCGCCTCCGTGGCCGCCAACTGGCGGAAGACCTCGATGCGCCGCCGGATCTCGTCCTCCAGGAGCCGGTCGGCGAACCCCGAACTCCCACCCTGACCACGGACGTTGTCGCGCACACGGGCGAGCAGGGTCTGCGGCCGGAGCCGTTCGAGCGCCTGGTACGACGACCAGCCGTCCGACTCCGGGGAGGAACCGTAGCCGCCGAAACCGTCGACCGCCTCGGCCGCCAACCGGGCCATCAGTGCCTCGTCGTTGGCGGCCAGGGCGGACGCCAGCCGGTCGCGCAGGTCGTCCCGACCCGCCGCCTTCTGCTCCGGGCCGCCGACACCGCGCGGGAAGTAGAGGTCGAAGACCGGGTCGAACACCGGCCGTTGGTGGGGGCCGTGCAGCAGCGTCGCCGCCAGGCCCTCGCGCAGCAGCTCCCGGTCCGCGAGGCCGAGCGCTTCGATCGCCCGCGCCGCGTCCACCGTCTCGCCGGTGCCGATCCGGACCCCGTGCGCGCGCAGCGCCCCCACCAGCGACGTCAGCCGGTCCGCGACGCCCGCGGGCGTGGTCACAGGGCGTCCAGGTCGAGCTTGGCGGTCGCCTTGAGGACGTCGTCCTGGTGCTTGAGCAGGACGCCGAGAGTGGCCCGCACGACCGCCTCGTCCAGCGTGCCGGCGCCGAGCGCCAGCAGGGTGCGCGCCCAGTCGATCGTCTCGGCCACCGACGGCACCTTGCGCAGGTCCATCGCCCGCAGCGCGCCCACGACCCGTACGACCGAGCGGGCCAGCGCCTCGTCGAGCCCGGCCACCTTCAGCCGGACGATGCGACGCTCCAGCTCCTCGTCCGGGAAGCCGATGTGGAGGAAGAGACAGCGGCGGCGCAGCGCCTCGGACAGCTCGCGGCTCGCGTTGGAGGTGAGGACGACGAACGGGCGGCGCGTCGCGGTGATGGTGCCCAGCTCCGGGACCGTGACCTGGAAGTCGCTGAGCACCTCCAGCAGCAGGCCCTCGACCTCGACGTCCGCCTTGTCGGTCTCGTCGATCAGCAGCACCTTGGGGTCGTCGCCGCGGATGGCCGTCAGCAGCGGACGCGTGAGCAGGAACTCCTCGCTGAAGATGTCCGTGCGCGTCTCGTCCCACGTCTCGTCGCGGCCCGCGCTGATGCGCAGCAGCTGCTTGGCGTGGTTCCACTCGTACAGCGCGCGGGACTCGTCGACACCCTCGTAGCACTGGAGCCGTACGAGCCGCGCTCCCGTCACCTCGGCGACGGCCTTGGCCAGCTCCGTCTTGCCGACCCCGGCCGGGCCCTCCACCAGCAGCGGCTTGCCCAGGCGGTCGGCGAGGAAGACGGTCGTGGCCACGGCGGGCGAGGCGAGATAGCCGGTCTCGGCCAGGCGTGCGGAGACATCGTCGACGGATGTGAACAACGGGGCCTCCAGTTCGGCAGCACAGCAAGAGAGCGGGACGGCAAGAGAGCGGGACGGCGATACAGCGGGACAGCAGGATCGTCGGGACGGGCCGGGCACCTATCTAAGCGCTTGTTCAGCGATGATGTCACGAGGGTTCCGGGTATCGGAAGGCGGTAGACCGATCGGTTTTCTCTCCTCTCGGGCCGCGCTGCTCATGACGCCACCGCGACCGCCCCGACCGCCGGCGTCCGCAGCATCCGCCGGGCCGTGAAGAGGCTGGTCCCCAGCGTCACCGCCGCCGCGATCGCGGCGACCGCCGCACCGATGCCGTAGACCTGACCCGGCAGCACCTCGTCGGCGCGGACCACGGCGAACGGGACGATCCCCGCGAGCGCGGCCAGCGCGCCGAGGAAGATGCCCGTGACCGTCAGGATCAGCCCCTCGACACCGACCGTCCCGAGCACCTGCCCCACCGTCGCCCCCGCGAGGCGCTGCTGCCCGAACTCCCGGACGCGGTAACTGGTCGCCGCGTACAGCGAGTTGACCAGCATCACACAGACGAAGACCACGATGATGCCGACGACCGTGAAGTTGAGCGTCTCGAGGTTCTTCGCGTCGATCGACTTCGCCACCCCCGAGGCCTCGACGGCCTCGCTCTCCACCGCCTGCATGGTGAGCGTGGCCGTGGCGACGGCCGTGAACAGGATCAGCGACATCAGAATCCCGGCCAGCTCGCCGGACCGCTCCCGCAGATTCCGTACCGCCAGCCACCCGCTCGCCCCGTCCAGCGGCAGCCGGTTCAGCACGCCGTCCAGCAGCCGCGGAGCCAGCAGCGCGAGGCCCACCGACAGCAGGATCGCCCCGTAGGCCGCCGGGGCCATCAGGGCCGCGTCCGATGCCGAGAACGCGAAGGTGGAGGTCACCGAGGCCACACCGGCGAGCAGGGCGGCGGACACGAGGAACTTCCGTGCCCCACCGGGCTGTTGGCGCCCACGCGTCGCCCGCCGTACGGCGAGGAAGGCGGCGCCGGCCGACGCGAGCAGCGTGATGTCGAAGCCCGTGAGGTACGCGATCGGGCCGAAGGAGTGCTCGACGGACTCGGCGACCTGGCCGCTGTCCTGGAACACCTCCAGCAGCGCCCGGCCGCCCAGCATCGCCGGGCCGATCGCCAGCGCCGCACCGACCAGGGCCACCACCACGGCCTCACCGACCACCATCCGCTTGAGCTGCGCCGGAGTCGCCCCCGAGCAGCGCAGCAGCTCCAGCTCGGCGGCGCGCTGCCGGACGTTGACCGTGAGCGTCGAGGCGACGGCGAAGAAGACCAGCAGGGTGCCGTAGCCACCGACCACGCCCGCTGCCGTGGACAGGGTCTCGGCGCTGGTGGAGTCGACGCCGTCCTGCGCCGCCGTGTCGTGCATCGAGTTGAACGTCATGATGATCGCCGCGCCCAGGAACGCGGACAGCAGGGTCGCGAGGAACCGCCCGGGGCGGTGCCGGATCGACCGCATGGCCAGCAGGAACATCGCTCACACCGCCACGGCCACGTCGTCGCCCAGGTGTGCCAGCCGCTCGGCCACCGCGTCCGGGGTCGGCGCGTCCACGCGGCCCGCCAGCCGGCCGTCCGCCAGGAACAGCACCGAGTCCGCGTAGGAGGCGGCGACGGGGTCGTGGGTGACCATCACCACGGTGCGGCCGTGCACCCGCACCGCCTGCTGGAGCAGCCGCAGCACGTCACGGGCGCTGCGCGTGTCGAGGGCGCCCGTCGGCTCGTCCGCGAAGATCACCCGGGGCTCGGTCACGAGCGCCCGGGCGATGGCCACGCGCTGCCGCTGACCGCCGGACAGCTGGCCGGGACGGTGCCCGAGCCGGTCACCGAGGCCGACGGAGGTCAGGACCTCCCTGGCCCGTCGGCGGTCGACGCGCCGTCCGGCGAGCTTCAGCGGCAGCACCGTGTTCTGCGCGACGGTCAGCGTCTCCAGCAGGTTGTACTGCTGGAACACAAACCCGATCCGCCCCCGCCGGAACTTCGTCAACTCCGCCTCGCCGCCTCCGGTCAGCTCGGTGCCGTCCACCCGCACGATGCCGCTGTCCGGCCGGTCGAGCCCGGCCGCGCAGTGCAGCAGCGTGCTCTTGCCGGAACCCGACGGCCCCATCACCGCCGTGAAGGTGCCGCGCCCCAGCCCCAGAGTGATCCCGTCCAGAGCGGTCACGGCACCGTCGTCCCTGCCATGGGTCTTGGTGACCTTGACCAGCCGGAGCGCCTCCGCGGCGGGTCCCTTGTCGTGCGTGGGTCGCGAGCCTGTGCGCAACATCGCCATCACTCTCCGTCCGGCACCCCCTGTGCCCTGCCGAAGAAGTTACGGAGACGACGAGCCGACCACATGGGGCGCAGAACCCGTATCCGAGGGTGTACTTGACGACACCCCGGGGGACCGTCGCCGTCGATCGGCTGGCGCATGACCTCCCCGGGGCGCGGCCGCCGCCAGTCGGCGTACCGCATCCTGGTGGCCACCACCCCCGACCGCCTCACCCCCTCCCGCGCGGACGTCTGGAACAGCGGCCGCGTCACTCACCCACCTCGGTCACCGTGCGCTACATCGAGCGGGGGACCTCCAGGCCCCCGCACGCCGATCGCACGCCCCAGCTGACCTGCGGCGGCCCGTCGTGTGGCGGAGCCGGTCCGGGGAACTCGGCCGGCATGGACGAGCCGACCCGCACCCACGCCTCGTACTGGATCGAGACAGCACCACCCGGCGAGCTCGCGCCCGCGCCGGACGCCGACCTCGAGGTCGACGTCGCCGTCGTGGGCGCGGGCATCGCCGGGCTGTGCACCGCCTGGGAACTGGCCCGGCGGGGTCGCGGGGTCGCCCTGCTGGAGGCGGACCGGGTCGCCGCGGGCGTCACCGGGCACACCACCGCCAAGCTGACGGCCCTGCACACCCTGATCTACGACCGGCTCCGCCGCACCCGGGGCAAGGACGCCGCCCGCCTGTACGCGACCTCGCAGACGGACGCGATCCGGCGTGCCGCCGAGGCCACCGAGGAACTGGGCATCGACTGCGAATGGGAGGAGACGGCGGCCTACACCTACGCCGAGGACGGCGACCGTACCGACGAGCTGCGGGCCGAGGCCGACGCGGCCAGGGAAGCGGGCCTGGCCGCCGAGTTCGTGACCGAGACCGAGCTGCCGTACCCGGTGGCCGGCGCGGTGCGCGTCGCGGAGCAGGCGCAGTTCCACCCCCGCAAGTACCTGATGGCGCTGGCCGCCGACCTGAAGCGCCTCGGCGGCCGGCTCCACGAGCACACGCGCGTGGTCGGCCTCTCCGAGGGCGAGCCCTGTGACCTGACGACCGAGGACGGTGTGAAGGTGCGGGCCGGCACCGTCGTGGTCGCCACCCACTACCCGATCTTCGACCGAGCACTCCTGTTCACCCGCCTCTCGCCGCGGCGCGAACTGGTCGTCGCCGCCCCCGTCGCCGCGGCCGGTGCCCCCACCGGCATGTACATCACCCCCGAGCAGCACACCCGCTCCGTGCGCACCGCACCCCACGGCGACGGCGAGCGCCTGCTCATCGTCACCGGCGAGCACTTCACCCCGGGCTCCGGCGTCGATGTCGAGGCACGCTTCGACGCCCTGTCCGACTGGGCGGTGCAGCGCTTCGGTGACCTCACCTTCACCCACCGGTGGGCCACTCAGGACAACGACCCCACCGACTCCGTACCGCTCGTCGGCCCCCTGCACCCCGCGAGCCGGCACGCCTATGTGGCCACCGGCTTCGGCGGCTGGGGACTCAGCGGCGGCATCATGGCGGGCAGGCTGCTGTGCGATCTGGTCACCGGCCGCGAGAACCCGTGGAGCGAGCTGTACGACCCCTGCCGGGTGATGTCGGTCCTGCGCGAGGGCAAGGACTTCGTCAGGCACCAAGCCGACGTGGCCCGCCACTTCGTCGGCGACCGGCTCCAGCACCTGCCGGGCCCCTCGGCCCCGTCCGTGGCCGACATCGCCCCCGGCGACGGAGCCGTCGTCCACGTGTCCGGCAAGCGCCGCGCCGTCCACCGCGACGAGGACGGCACGCTGCACGCCCTCTCCGCGAAGTGCACCCACCTGGGCTGCCTGGTCGCGTTCAACCGCGCGGAGCGGACCTGGGAATGCCCCTGCCACGGCTCCCGCTTCGCCCCCGACGGGAGGGTCGTACAGGGACCCGCCGTGCGGCCGCTGGAGCCGCGCGACATCTGAGGCGACCCGCTCAGCCGACCAGCACCACCTCCAGGGTGCGCGGGCCGTGCACCCCCTCGACCCGGTCCAGTTCGATGTCGCTGGTCGCCGACGGGCCGGAGATCCACGTCAACGGGCGGGCCGGGTCGAGGTGTTCGAGGGCCTGCGGGACGGAGGACACCACCTGCTCCGGGACCCGTACGACACAGATGTGGTGGTCGGGGACGAGGGTGATACGGCGTCGGCCCTGGTCGGGGGAGCCGTCCAGGACGATGGTGCCGGTCTCGGCGACCGCCACGGCACACGCCGTCACCACGCTGTCGACCTGGTCCAGTTCGTGCGGGGTGCTCTCCGCCCGGTCCGCGACCTGCTCGGCGTCGGCCGCCGACAGCCACTCGCGATCCAGTCCGGGCGGCACGAGCACCGACTTCGCGCCGCGCGCCGCGAGCATCCCGGCGATCGTCGCCGGGAGGTCGGCGAGGGTGCAGCGGTGCACGATCGCCCGGTAGTCCGCCAGGTTCTCGGCCAGCAGGTCGGTCGTTTCCTCGACGCCGCTGTCCCCGTGTGCGCGTAGGTACCCGCGTTCGATCGGGCTGTCGTCGCTCGGTACGTCGGCCGGCACGTCGGCCAGCGCGCGCCGCACCCGGCCC
It encodes:
- a CDS encoding vWA domain-containing protein codes for the protein MTTPAGVADRLTSLVGALRAHGVRIGTGETVDAARAIEALGLADRELLREGLAATLLHGPHQRPVFDPVFDLYFPRGVGGPEQKAAGRDDLRDRLASALAANDEALMARLAAEAVDGFGGYGSSPESDGWSSYQALERLRPQTLLARVRDNVRGQGGSSGFADRLLEDEIRRRIEVFRQLAATEARRRVAERRGRDEIARRAVAPTADRVDFLFAGKAQLAELRRAVQPLARKLATRLAARRRRASRGAIDLRRTLRDSLSTGGVPMRPVLRRRRPVRPELVLLCDVSGSVSGFSDFTMLLVQALHDQFSKVRVFAFVNRIDEVTGLLDRGTADPDGLSARIEAEATLTGYHGSSDYGMALGEFAERYGDAVGPRTTVFVLGDARTNMGDPNLPAVRQIAERARRVYWLNPEQRAVWGTGDSAAPAYAELVEMHECRTARQLSALVARLLPV
- a CDS encoding AAA family ATPase yields the protein MFTSVDDVSARLAETGYLASPAVATTVFLADRLGKPLLVEGPAGVGKTELAKAVAEVTGARLVRLQCYEGVDESRALYEWNHAKQLLRISAGRDETWDETRTDIFSEEFLLTRPLLTAIRGDDPKVLLIDETDKADVEVEGLLLEVLSDFQVTVPELGTITATRRPFVVLTSNASRELSEALRRRCLFLHIGFPDEELERRIVRLKVAGLDEALARSVVRVVGALRAMDLRKVPSVAETIDWARTLLALGAGTLDEAVVRATLGVLLKHQDDVLKATAKLDLDAL
- a CDS encoding ABC transporter permease; amino-acid sequence: MFLLAMRSIRHRPGRFLATLLSAFLGAAIIMTFNSMHDTAAQDGVDSTSAETLSTAAGVVGGYGTLLVFFAVASTLTVNVRQRAAELELLRCSGATPAQLKRMVVGEAVVVALVGAALAIGPAMLGGRALLEVFQDSGQVAESVEHSFGPIAYLTGFDITLLASAGAAFLAVRRATRGRQQPGGARKFLVSAALLAGVASVTSTFAFSASDAALMAPAAYGAILLSVGLALLAPRLLDGVLNRLPLDGASGWLAVRNLRERSGELAGILMSLILFTAVATATLTMQAVESEAVEASGVAKSIDAKNLETLNFTVVGIIVVFVCVMLVNSLYAATSYRVREFGQQRLAGATVGQVLGTVGVEGLILTVTGIFLGALAALAGIVPFAVVRADEVLPGQVYGIGAAVAAIAAAVTLGTSLFTARRMLRTPAVGAVAVAS
- a CDS encoding ABC transporter ATP-binding protein, giving the protein MLRTGSRPTHDKGPAAEALRLVKVTKTHGRDDGAVTALDGITLGLGRGTFTAVMGPSGSGKSTLLHCAAGLDRPDSGIVRVDGTELTGGGEAELTKFRRGRIGFVFQQYNLLETLTVAQNTVLPLKLAGRRVDRRRAREVLTSVGLGDRLGHRPGQLSGGQRQRVAIARALVTEPRVIFADEPTGALDTRSARDVLRLLQQAVRVHGRTVVMVTHDPVAASYADSVLFLADGRLAGRVDAPTPDAVAERLAHLGDDVAVAV
- a CDS encoding FAD-dependent oxidoreductase, with the protein product MDEPTRTHASYWIETAPPGELAPAPDADLEVDVAVVGAGIAGLCTAWELARRGRGVALLEADRVAAGVTGHTTAKLTALHTLIYDRLRRTRGKDAARLYATSQTDAIRRAAEATEELGIDCEWEETAAYTYAEDGDRTDELRAEADAAREAGLAAEFVTETELPYPVAGAVRVAEQAQFHPRKYLMALAADLKRLGGRLHEHTRVVGLSEGEPCDLTTEDGVKVRAGTVVVATHYPIFDRALLFTRLSPRRELVVAAPVAAAGAPTGMYITPEQHTRSVRTAPHGDGERLLIVTGEHFTPGSGVDVEARFDALSDWAVQRFGDLTFTHRWATQDNDPTDSVPLVGPLHPASRHAYVATGFGGWGLSGGIMAGRLLCDLVTGRENPWSELYDPCRVMSVLREGKDFVRHQADVARHFVGDRLQHLPGPSAPSVADIAPGDGAVVHVSGKRRAVHRDEDGTLHALSAKCTHLGCLVAFNRAERTWECPCHGSRFAPDGRVVQGPAVRPLEPRDI